One segment of Ahaetulla prasina isolate Xishuangbanna chromosome 9, ASM2864084v1, whole genome shotgun sequence DNA contains the following:
- the LOC131203676 gene encoding pulmonary surfactant-associated protein C-like — MEMEEKIEIVTKEALLKAPSAAFHALDPELGGCCSLCPACGCGSCPGCGSCPGCGSCPGCGSCPGCGSCPGCGSCPGCCCPCCGCGSCPSCDSCPNCCCCPSCCCPPSCDCCCPPSCDCCCPPSCDCCCQLCCCLPRLLCQVPKMIGCPLNIKRFLLVLVIVGLVVLVVVGALLMGLYITQAHTEALLHMSIGELDGEESQLKFSMDKEEVATYYVDDGIHNPATVIYDFAKLLIGYKPEHQEACYLARMDKENIQGLDTLLKEFQAKVSVMHLRPKGKEEEKEQEEEFPTAQLDRSRLGTTINILCKHIPIFYT, encoded by the exons atggagatggaggagaagaTAGAAATTGTCACCAAGGAGGCGCTACTCAAAGCACCATCAGCC GCCTTCCATGCCCTAGATCCAGAGCTTGGGGGCTGCTGTAGTCTCTGCCCTGCCTGTGGATGCGGCTCGTGTCCGGGATGCGGCTCGTGTCCGGGATGCGGCTCGTGTCCGGGATGCGGCTCGTGTCCGGGATGCGGCTCCTGTCCGGGATGCGGCTCCTGTCCAGGTTGCTGCTGTCCCTGCTGTGGTTGTGGCTCCTGCCCCAGCTGTGACTCCTGCCCCAACTGCTGTTGCTGTCCCAGCTGCTGCTGCCCCCCGAGCTGCGACTGTTGCTGCCCCCCGAGCTGCGACTGCTGCTGCCCCCCGAGCTGCGACTGCTGTTGCCAGCTGTGCTGCTGCCTCCCGCGGCTTCTGTGCCAGGTGCCCAAAATGATCGGCTGCCCTCTAAACATCAAGAGGTTCCTGCTGGTCCTGGTGATTGTGGGTCTTGTGGTGCTGGTTGTCGTGGGGGCCCTTCTGATGGGGCTCTACATCACCCAGGCGCATACAGAGGCC cttctgcacatgagcaTTGGCGAGTTGGATGGAGAAGAATCCCAGTTGAAGTTCTCCATGGATAAGGAAGAAGTAGCCACTTACTATGTGGATGATGGGATCCACAACCCAGCCACGGTCATTTATGATTTTGCCAAG CTGCTGATCGGCTACAAGCCTGAACATCAAGAAGCCTGTTACCTGGCCAGGATGGATAAGGAAAATATCCAAGGACTAGATACTCTCCTCAAGGAATTCCAG GCCAAGGTGTCCGTCATGCATCTCAggccaaaggggaaggaggaggagaaagagcaagaagaagaaTTCCCCACAGCCCAGCTGGATCGTTCAAGGCTGGGAACCACCATTAACATCCTCTGCAAACACATCCCCATATTCTACACTTAG